A genomic window from Candidatus Kouleothrix ribensis includes:
- a CDS encoding nitroreductase family protein, translated as MEIIKGRRSVRAYLDRPVERALIEQVLEAAGWAPSPHGRQPWRFVVLTRAAPKLRLAEAMGDEWWRQLAMDGQDAATIALRQRKSHARIVNAPAIVIPCLYLAELDVYPDADRNAAEATMAIQSLGCAVQNMLLAAYALGLDGGWMCAPLFCPEVVQAALALGPALTPHALITLGYAAADPLRRPRKPLSELVVRFD; from the coding sequence ATGGAGATCATCAAGGGCCGGCGCTCGGTGCGCGCGTACCTCGATCGCCCGGTGGAGCGCGCGCTGATCGAGCAGGTGCTCGAGGCCGCGGGCTGGGCACCTTCGCCGCACGGCCGCCAGCCCTGGCGCTTCGTGGTGCTTACGCGCGCCGCGCCCAAGCTGCGCCTGGCCGAGGCGATGGGCGACGAGTGGTGGCGCCAGCTGGCGATGGACGGGCAAGACGCGGCGACGATCGCGCTGCGCCAGCGCAAATCGCACGCGCGGATCGTCAACGCGCCGGCGATCGTCATCCCGTGCCTCTACCTGGCCGAGCTGGATGTCTACCCCGACGCCGATCGCAACGCGGCCGAGGCGACCATGGCCATCCAGAGCCTGGGCTGCGCGGTGCAGAATATGCTGCTCGCGGCCTATGCGCTCGGCCTCGACGGCGGCTGGATGTGCGCGCCGCTGTTCTGCCCCGAGGTAGTGCAGGCCGCGCTCGCGCTCGGCCCGGCGCTGACGCCGCACGCGCTGATCACGCTGGGCTACGCCGCCGCCGACCCGCTGCGGCGACCGCGCAAGCCGCTCAGCGAGCTGGTGGTGCGCTTCGACTGA
- a CDS encoding GNAT family N-acetyltransferase has protein sequence MNDTSLYEYGPLRANEIDELNGVLEQALAFPVGSMAGWTEAISHAQMRVVRRAGRPVAGIGIIPMGHYFGGRSIPAGGITAVGVAPDQRGTGVGRWMLEQTLQELHAQGLPIATLYPATTAFYRRTGFERAAQRLIYEVPLAEMNLRDYQLEAAPAGPDEYATIKQLYAQQAAHSAGFIDRPEFYWQQILEPKKKIAYRFIVRRAGEPEGYVIFSHATWGEPLHAHDIVALTPAAGRRLLTLLADHRSMIEKLHIPGGPNDTLLFQLAEQHQKLKQSLDLMLRIVDVPAALAARGYPAGLTAELHFDLRDELLPANSGRFVLRVAGGQGQAEPGGAGHMRLHIRDLAALYTGYLSPHQLLQAGTLDAPAAELARAGLVFAGPHPWLPDMF, from the coding sequence GTGAACGACACCTCGCTCTACGAATATGGCCCGCTGCGCGCCAACGAGATCGACGAGCTGAACGGCGTGCTCGAGCAGGCCCTGGCATTCCCGGTTGGCAGCATGGCCGGCTGGACTGAGGCGATCAGCCATGCGCAGATGCGCGTAGTGCGCCGCGCGGGCCGGCCGGTCGCCGGCATCGGCATCATCCCCATGGGCCACTACTTCGGCGGCCGCAGCATACCGGCCGGCGGCATCACCGCAGTGGGCGTCGCGCCCGACCAGCGCGGCACCGGCGTGGGCCGCTGGATGCTCGAGCAAACACTCCAAGAGCTGCACGCCCAGGGCCTGCCGATCGCCACGCTCTACCCGGCCACCACCGCCTTCTACCGCCGCACCGGCTTCGAGCGCGCGGCGCAGCGGCTGATCTACGAGGTGCCGCTGGCCGAGATGAACCTGCGCGACTACCAGCTCGAGGCGGCGCCGGCCGGCCCCGACGAGTACGCGACGATCAAGCAGCTGTATGCGCAGCAGGCCGCGCACAGCGCCGGGTTTATCGACCGCCCGGAGTTCTACTGGCAGCAGATCCTCGAGCCGAAGAAGAAGATCGCCTACAGGTTCATCGTGCGGCGCGCCGGCGAACCCGAGGGCTACGTGATCTTCTCGCACGCCACCTGGGGCGAGCCGCTCCATGCCCACGATATCGTCGCGCTGACACCAGCCGCCGGCCGCCGGCTGCTCACGCTGCTGGCCGACCACCGCTCGATGATCGAGAAGCTGCACATCCCGGGCGGCCCCAACGACACGCTGCTGTTCCAGCTGGCCGAGCAACACCAGAAGCTCAAACAGTCGCTCGACCTGATGCTGCGGATCGTCGACGTGCCCGCTGCGCTGGCCGCGCGCGGCTACCCGGCCGGGCTCACGGCCGAGCTGCATTTCGATCTGCGCGACGAGCTGCTGCCGGCGAATAGCGGCCGGTTCGTGCTGCGGGTGGCCGGCGGGCAGGGCCAGGCCGAGCCGGGCGGCGCTGGGCATATGCGCCTGCATATACGCGACCTGGCCGCGCTCTATACTGGCTACCTGTCGCCCCACCAGCTCCTGCAGGCCGGCACGCTCGATGCACCCGCAGCCGAGCTTGCGCGCGCGGGGCTGGTGTTCGCCGGCCCGCACCCGTGGCTGCCCGATATGTTTTAG
- a CDS encoding 2-phospho-L-lactate transferase, with translation MVVTLAGGVGAARFLEGVVQVVPPEQVTAIVNTGDDITLHGLAISPDVDIVTYTLAGIVEPINGWGIRGDTTNTLKMLGQLGADTWFLLGDRDLAVHIRRSELLRAGKTPAEIADEFRRALGVRSRIIPMCNEPVGTYIETDAGLMHFEHYLVQRHAQDIVLGVRFEGAAAAQPAPGVLAAIQAAEAILIAPSNPIVSVGTILAVPGVRAALESASAPVVAVSPIVGGAAIKGPAAPLMTALGYEVSARGVAQCYAGLADILVIDQVDAALAGDIRALGMDVVITDTIMRGPAEKRALAQAALDAARQAAPK, from the coding sequence ATGGTAGTTACGCTCGCGGGCGGCGTCGGCGCAGCACGCTTCCTCGAAGGGGTCGTGCAGGTGGTGCCGCCCGAGCAAGTGACCGCGATCGTCAACACCGGCGACGACATTACGCTGCACGGGCTGGCGATCTCGCCCGATGTCGATATCGTCACCTATACGCTGGCCGGCATTGTCGAGCCGATCAATGGCTGGGGCATCCGCGGCGACACGACCAACACCCTGAAGATGCTCGGGCAGCTCGGCGCCGACACCTGGTTTCTGCTTGGCGACCGCGACCTGGCGGTACACATCCGCCGCAGCGAGCTGCTGCGCGCCGGCAAGACGCCGGCCGAGATCGCCGACGAGTTCCGCCGCGCGCTCGGCGTGCGCAGCCGGATCATCCCAATGTGCAACGAGCCGGTCGGCACCTATATCGAAACCGACGCCGGGCTCATGCACTTCGAGCACTACCTGGTGCAGCGCCACGCCCAGGACATCGTGCTGGGTGTGCGGTTCGAAGGCGCGGCGGCGGCTCAACCTGCGCCCGGTGTGCTCGCGGCCATCCAGGCTGCCGAGGCCATCCTGATCGCGCCGAGCAACCCGATCGTCAGCGTCGGTACGATCCTGGCGGTGCCGGGTGTGCGCGCCGCGCTCGAGTCGGCCAGCGCGCCGGTGGTTGCGGTCAGCCCGATCGTCGGCGGCGCTGCAATCAAAGGCCCGGCCGCGCCGCTGATGACCGCGCTAGGCTACGAGGTGTCGGCTCGCGGCGTGGCGCAGTGCTACGCCGGACTGGCCGACATACTGGTGATCGACCAGGTCGACGCCGCGCTGGCCGGCGACATCCGCGCGCTGGGCATGGACGTTGTCATCACCGACACGATCATGCGCGGCCCGGCCGAGAAGCGTGCGCTGGCCCAGGCCGCGCTCGACGCCGCCCGCCAGGCCGCGCCGAAGTAG
- the cofC gene encoding 2-phospho-L-lactate guanylyltransferase, whose translation MLAAIVPVKPLTQAKSRLSNILSAAERRLLVQTMLGDVLTALLAARRVDCVGVISADPAVLAQARAHGVEALPERQADLNAALTQAGLHYAGQGARATLVLPADLPLATPAAIERLIAACDRAWTAALAPSRDGGTNALLTRPPLALPYRFGPNSQARHVAAARAHAVELRAIYDDRLSLDADRPDDLLLLAEQPGATATQALLRELCITERIMCV comes from the coding sequence ATGCTCGCAGCGATCGTCCCGGTCAAACCACTCACTCAGGCCAAAAGCCGCCTGTCGAACATCCTGAGCGCAGCTGAGCGCCGCCTACTCGTTCAGACAATGCTTGGCGATGTGCTTACGGCACTGCTGGCTGCACGCCGGGTTGATTGTGTGGGTGTGATCAGCGCCGACCCGGCCGTGCTGGCCCAGGCGCGCGCGCATGGCGTCGAGGCGCTGCCCGAACGGCAGGCCGACCTGAACGCCGCGTTGACCCAGGCCGGCCTGCACTATGCCGGCCAGGGCGCACGTGCAACCCTGGTGTTGCCGGCCGACCTGCCGCTGGCCACGCCTGCCGCGATCGAACGCCTGATCGCAGCGTGCGATCGAGCCTGGACGGCAGCACTCGCGCCGTCGCGCGACGGCGGCACCAACGCGCTGCTGACGCGCCCGCCGCTGGCGCTGCCATACCGCTTCGGCCCGAACAGCCAGGCCCGCCACGTTGCCGCCGCGCGCGCGCATGCCGTCGAGCTACGGGCGATCTACGACGACAGATTGAGTCTTGATGCCGATCGGCCCGACGATCTGCTGCTGCTGGCCGAGCAGCCTGGTGCCACCGCCACGCAGGCGCTGCTGCGCGAGCTGTGCATCACCGAGCGGATCATGTGCGTGTAG
- a CDS encoding TIGR03557 family F420-dependent LLM class oxidoreductase yields MALIGYAAALEQFHPTELLAYSRLAEQHGFGGVMAADHFQPWVPQQGHNAFVWAWMAALGATTEHVSFGPGVTCPSFRYHPAVIAQAAATQAAMTPGRFWLGLGSGEALNEHVVGGVWPEPHVRLKMMQEAIEIIKKLFSGKLAKHDDGKFFSMERVKLWTLPPDPCPIFVATAGPITARWTGEQCDGIITPGASAEKLKGLLDAFEKGARAAGKDPAKLPKLLQLHLSWAETREQATQNALTEWPNGGMAFPKQDIRSPEDFAEIAKLVRPEHYKNRMLISPDLDEHREYIQRFIDLGFDEIHVHNVGRNQEQFIRAFGEQVIPKLH; encoded by the coding sequence ATGGCACTGATCGGATACGCCGCTGCGCTCGAGCAGTTCCACCCGACCGAGCTGCTCGCCTATAGCCGGCTGGCCGAACAGCACGGCTTTGGCGGTGTGATGGCCGCCGACCACTTCCAACCATGGGTGCCGCAGCAGGGCCACAACGCCTTCGTGTGGGCCTGGATGGCCGCGCTCGGCGCAACCACCGAGCACGTCAGCTTTGGCCCCGGCGTCACCTGCCCGTCGTTTCGCTACCACCCGGCCGTGATCGCGCAGGCTGCCGCCACCCAGGCGGCCATGACCCCTGGCCGCTTCTGGCTGGGCCTGGGCAGCGGCGAGGCCCTCAACGAACATGTAGTCGGCGGCGTCTGGCCCGAGCCACACGTGCGCCTCAAGATGATGCAAGAGGCGATCGAGATCATCAAGAAGCTGTTCAGCGGCAAGCTGGCCAAGCACGATGATGGCAAATTCTTCAGTATGGAGCGTGTGAAGCTGTGGACGCTGCCGCCTGATCCATGCCCGATCTTCGTGGCTACCGCCGGGCCGATCACCGCGAGATGGACCGGCGAACAGTGCGACGGCATCATCACGCCTGGCGCCAGCGCCGAAAAGCTCAAGGGCCTGCTCGATGCCTTCGAGAAGGGCGCGCGCGCCGCCGGCAAAGACCCGGCCAAGCTGCCCAAGCTGCTCCAGCTGCACCTCTCGTGGGCCGAGACGCGCGAACAGGCGACCCAAAACGCCCTGACTGAGTGGCCCAACGGCGGCATGGCCTTCCCCAAGCAAGACATCCGCTCGCCCGAGGATTTCGCCGAGATCGCCAAGCTGGTGCGCCCCGAACACTATAAGAACCGCATGCTGATCTCGCCCGACCTCGACGAGCACCGCGAGTACATCCAGCGCTTCATCGACCTGGGCTTCGACGAGATCCATGTGCATAACGTTGGGCGCAACCAGGAGCAGTTTATCCGGGCTTTCGGCGAGCAGGTAATCCCAAAGCTGCACTAG
- a CDS encoding PPOX class F420-dependent oxidoreductase: protein MAKADRLSPAAVKLLQEPQIAHVATVLADGAPQVTPVWVDVEDDGSIVLINTADGNLKTNNIAQNPEIAISVVDRQDPYRIVTLRGTVIERTVEGANAHIDKLAQKYLGQPIYPWHSPDSTRTIWRIKPHHVIERGV from the coding sequence ATGGCAAAAGCCGATCGTCTTTCGCCCGCAGCCGTAAAGCTGCTGCAAGAACCGCAGATCGCCCATGTTGCGACCGTACTCGCCGACGGCGCGCCCCAGGTCACACCGGTGTGGGTCGATGTTGAAGATGATGGCAGTATCGTGCTGATCAACACCGCCGACGGCAACCTCAAGACCAATAACATCGCGCAGAACCCCGAAATCGCGATCAGCGTGGTCGATCGGCAAGACCCCTACCGCATCGTGACGCTGCGCGGCACTGTGATCGAGCGTACCGTCGAGGGGGCCAACGCGCATATCGATAAGCTGGCCCAGAAATACCTGGGCCAGCCGATCTACCCCTGGCACAGCCCGGATAGCACCCGCACAATCTGGCGCATCAAGCCGCATCATGTAATCGAGCGCGGAGTATAG
- a CDS encoding PPOX class F420-dependent oxidoreductase: MTTNPTLTEAQRAFLSQPRFAVLATINADGSPQLTTMWYELQGDEIMMNTKAGRLKDRNMRRDPRVALCFEDGYSYVTISGSVRLIEDQPTAQADIRRLALRYHGAGKADQMVRDQFAHERRITLRLAIEHVIEH; this comes from the coding sequence ATGACTACCAACCCAACTCTAACCGAGGCCCAGCGCGCGTTCCTCAGCCAGCCGCGCTTCGCCGTACTGGCGACGATCAACGCCGATGGATCGCCCCAGCTCACGACGATGTGGTACGAGCTACAGGGCGACGAGATCATGATGAACACAAAGGCCGGCCGGCTGAAGGATCGCAACATGCGCCGCGACCCGCGCGTGGCGCTGTGCTTTGAAGACGGCTACAGCTATGTGACGATCAGCGGCAGCGTACGCCTGATCGAGGATCAGCCGACTGCCCAGGCCGACATCAGGCGCCTGGCGCTACGCTACCACGGGGCGGGCAAGGCCGATCAGATGGTGCGCGACCAGTTCGCGCACGAGCGGCGCATCACGCTGCGCCTGGCGATCGAGCACGTGATCGAACACTGA
- a CDS encoding SpoIIE family protein phosphatase, which produces MTTHNLPPTELGLDARAALCQRRYPSELLAALDALDAAALRAEPWAALLHGRQLCRLHSRFAEATALIDDALAGFRAAGDGEGELWALAEWLVMRYHNGAYAAGQAAAAAALARPMPAYLRAEIHFGQFLCLIGAVQPRAAVAAGEAALAVLDTEPDAWLQRIGRIQMLRNIAAGYHYLGQVCRAVAAAEQAATLAQAHPDTADMRPWCYYELGLAYWRHGRLSTAAELLGQARRLAEDWQHRELWRWAVAAQGHVLRDHDRLEAALAAYQLANCWGEDPEGPAFIQLRQGRLAEARWSCETLLSLQGEGPHGDALLLLGLIELKSNQPAAALDLLDRASTEYAGAGLHYHQATVQLYRAAAGMALQRTELIEHGLRGYLAYAVREQLLTCGWWMPDLIEPLLIYASRYQIEPAWAERLLAERFVIAPPASPIVSPSHEHTELEIARRMQLSLLPAQPPLMPDLDIAAIIEPAAEIGGDFVGYFPRGAEPASGVRRQIGLAVGDISGKGLGAALLLSGAVVALNTVAATGAAPAHVARALHEALHPYTSRSRMTIAFCYALLTQQPGGWAAQLAGAGAVTPLLRRADGTCSWIETSGFPLGTFVAAHWREIAIDLAPGDILLLFSDGIVEAMDAGRMMFGFDRLAEVVRQIEPTADAQTVVRTVVGAIRTHSRAIEPHDDITLIAVRVLSGASNTRSL; this is translated from the coding sequence ATGACAACACACAATCTACCACCAACCGAGCTAGGGCTGGACGCGCGCGCAGCGCTGTGCCAGCGCCGCTACCCGAGCGAGTTACTGGCCGCGCTCGATGCGCTCGACGCCGCTGCACTGCGCGCCGAGCCGTGGGCCGCGCTGCTGCACGGCCGCCAGCTGTGCCGGCTGCATAGCCGCTTCGCCGAGGCCACCGCGCTGATCGATGATGCGCTGGCAGGCTTTCGGGCCGCCGGCGACGGCGAGGGCGAGCTGTGGGCACTGGCCGAGTGGCTGGTGATGCGCTACCACAACGGCGCGTATGCCGCCGGCCAGGCCGCCGCCGCCGCCGCACTGGCCCGGCCGATGCCGGCCTACCTGCGCGCCGAGATCCACTTCGGCCAGTTTCTCTGCCTGATCGGTGCAGTTCAGCCGCGCGCGGCGGTAGCAGCCGGCGAGGCCGCGCTGGCCGTGCTCGACACCGAGCCCGACGCATGGCTCCAGCGGATCGGCCGCATCCAGATGCTGCGTAATATCGCCGCTGGCTACCACTACCTGGGCCAGGTCTGCCGCGCGGTCGCCGCCGCCGAGCAGGCCGCCACCCTGGCACAGGCGCACCCCGACACTGCCGATATGCGCCCGTGGTGCTATTACGAGCTTGGCCTGGCCTACTGGCGCCACGGCCGGCTCAGCACTGCCGCCGAGCTGCTCGGCCAGGCCCGGCGCCTGGCCGAAGATTGGCAGCACCGCGAGCTGTGGCGCTGGGCTGTGGCCGCACAAGGCCATGTGCTGCGCGATCACGACCGGCTCGAGGCCGCGCTGGCGGCCTACCAGCTGGCCAACTGCTGGGGCGAAGATCCCGAAGGGCCAGCGTTCATCCAGCTGCGCCAGGGCCGCCTGGCCGAGGCACGCTGGAGCTGCGAGACGCTGCTGAGCCTCCAGGGCGAGGGGCCGCACGGCGACGCGCTGTTGCTGCTTGGCCTGATCGAGCTGAAGAGCAATCAGCCCGCCGCCGCGCTCGATCTACTCGATCGTGCCAGCACAGAGTACGCCGGGGCCGGGCTGCACTACCACCAGGCCACTGTGCAGCTCTACCGCGCCGCCGCCGGTATGGCCCTGCAGCGCACCGAACTGATCGAGCACGGGCTACGTGGCTATCTCGCGTATGCCGTGCGCGAGCAGCTGCTCACCTGCGGCTGGTGGATGCCCGACCTGATCGAGCCGCTGCTGATCTACGCCAGCCGGTATCAGATCGAACCGGCCTGGGCCGAGCGCCTGCTGGCCGAGCGCTTTGTCATCGCCCCGCCGGCCAGCCCGATCGTTAGTCCTAGCCACGAACATACCGAGCTCGAGATCGCCCGGCGCATGCAGCTCAGCCTGCTGCCGGCCCAGCCGCCACTCATGCCCGACCTCGACATCGCCGCGATTATCGAGCCTGCCGCCGAAATCGGCGGCGACTTCGTGGGCTATTTCCCACGCGGGGCCGAGCCAGCCAGCGGCGTGCGGCGCCAGATCGGCCTGGCCGTCGGCGATATCTCGGGCAAGGGCCTGGGCGCCGCGCTGCTGCTGAGCGGCGCGGTCGTGGCGCTCAACACAGTCGCTGCCACCGGCGCAGCACCCGCGCATGTCGCGCGTGCGCTGCACGAGGCGCTGCACCCCTACACCAGCCGCAGCCGTATGACGATCGCGTTTTGCTATGCGCTGCTGACCCAGCAGCCCGGCGGGTGGGCCGCGCAGCTGGCCGGCGCCGGTGCCGTCACACCGCTGCTGCGCCGCGCCGACGGCACCTGCAGCTGGATCGAGACCTCCGGCTTCCCGCTTGGAACCTTTGTCGCCGCACACTGGCGCGAGATCGCAATCGACCTCGCGCCCGGCGATATACTCCTGCTCTTCAGCGATGGGATCGTCGAGGCCATGGACGCCGGCCGCATGATGTTCGGCTTCGATCGGCTGGCCGAGGTGGTGCGGCAGATCGAACCCACGGCCGACGCGCAAACAGTTGTGCGCACCGTCGTCGGCGCGATCCGTACACACAGCCGCGCGATCGAGCCACACGACGACATCACGCTGATCGCGGTGCGCGTGCTGTCCGGCGCCTCTAACACCCGGTCGCTATAG
- a CDS encoding signal peptidase I: MPKRHRPLNTIFSALLLALIGAAWVVFAPARFGGQAAYVIISGISMEPTFHRGDLVILREANDYAIGDVVTYRHPTIGPVIHRIIGRDGERLIFKGDNNSWIDEYRPRQDELIGRLWIYLPSAGKAVEQLRVPHTMAALVAVMGAIVMSTGTHRLKQPRRREQRGSLLTLRLVVGPRPVQQHTHQVYAAWRDELGFVLATLAFAALLLGLFAFTRAPTRQVAESINYTHTGTWRYAAPAPAGLYDQGDAQTGDPVFRSVSSGIDLAFDYQLSGDQPGALQGSYRLLAELSDVSGWKRTIELRPETPFVGQAVAIDGRLELARVQALIDGFERQVGSPRQQYLLAVVPEIHVHGQLGGQPLDDSFAPKLVFQLDGQVLRLLQDGASGPGALRPSSAGMLKRDRSEPNVLALLGLRLEVLAARRIAGIVLALALAGWLLLVRGKAGGTLDEAARIRRRYGALLVGVRALNPGEGGSIIEVATIDDLARIAERAGQMILHLSNHSYLVCDGEVTYRYQPAAPGAGLEE, from the coding sequence ATGCCGAAACGCCATCGCCCGCTCAATACGATATTCTCCGCACTGCTGCTGGCACTGATCGGTGCTGCCTGGGTCGTATTCGCGCCAGCGCGTTTCGGCGGCCAGGCGGCATACGTGATCATCTCGGGCATCAGCATGGAGCCAACCTTTCACCGTGGCGACCTGGTGATCTTGCGCGAGGCTAACGACTACGCCATTGGCGATGTGGTGACCTATCGCCACCCGACGATCGGCCCGGTGATCCATCGGATCATTGGGCGCGACGGCGAGCGGCTGATCTTCAAGGGCGATAATAACTCGTGGATCGACGAGTACCGGCCGCGCCAGGATGAGCTGATTGGCCGGCTGTGGATCTACTTGCCGTCGGCTGGTAAGGCCGTTGAGCAGCTGCGCGTCCCACATACCATGGCCGCGCTGGTAGCGGTGATGGGAGCAATCGTGATGAGTACTGGAACCCATCGGCTTAAGCAGCCGCGCCGCCGCGAGCAGCGCGGGTCGCTGTTGACGCTGCGCCTGGTTGTGGGGCCACGCCCGGTGCAGCAACACACACACCAGGTGTACGCGGCCTGGCGCGACGAGCTGGGGTTTGTGCTGGCGACGCTGGCGTTTGCGGCGCTGCTGCTGGGGCTATTTGCGTTTACGCGTGCGCCGACGCGCCAGGTTGCTGAGAGCATCAACTACACGCATACCGGCACGTGGCGCTATGCAGCACCGGCGCCGGCCGGGCTGTACGACCAGGGCGACGCGCAGACTGGCGACCCGGTGTTTCGCAGCGTGTCGAGCGGCATCGATCTGGCCTTCGATTACCAGCTGAGTGGTGATCAACCCGGCGCGCTCCAGGGCAGCTACCGGCTGCTGGCCGAGCTGAGCGATGTCAGCGGCTGGAAGCGCACGATCGAGCTGCGGCCGGAAACCCCCTTCGTCGGCCAGGCAGTCGCGATCGACGGCCGGCTCGAGCTTGCGCGCGTGCAGGCATTGATCGACGGTTTCGAGCGGCAGGTTGGCAGCCCGCGCCAGCAATATCTGCTGGCCGTGGTGCCCGAGATCCATGTGCATGGCCAGCTGGGCGGCCAGCCGCTCGACGACAGCTTCGCGCCGAAGCTGGTGTTCCAGCTCGACGGCCAGGTGCTACGGCTGCTACAGGATGGCGCCAGTGGCCCTGGTGCGCTGCGTCCAAGCAGCGCAGGCATGCTCAAGCGCGACCGCAGCGAGCCAAATGTGCTGGCGCTGCTGGGCCTGCGGCTGGAGGTGCTGGCGGCGCGGCGGATCGCTGGGATCGTGCTGGCGCTGGCGCTGGCCGGCTGGCTGCTGCTGGTGCGTGGCAAGGCGGGCGGCACGCTCGACGAGGCGGCCCGCATCCGGCGCCGCTATGGCGCGCTGCTGGTTGGTGTGCGCGCGCTCAACCCTGGCGAGGGCGGGTCGATCATCGAAGTCGCAACGATCGACGACCTGGCCAGGATCGCCGAGCGCGCGGGGCAGATGATCTTGCACCTGAGTAATCATAGCTATCTGGTTTGTGATGGCGAGGTTACATATCGTTACCAGCCGGCCGCACCGGGCGCGGGCTTGGAAGAGTGA